One window of Cardiocondyla obscurior isolate alpha-2009 linkage group LG20, Cobs3.1, whole genome shotgun sequence genomic DNA carries:
- the LOC139110374 gene encoding uncharacterized protein isoform X1, giving the protein MKATENEKNEEFVREAFLKLTENYIQHGAVINDLKFITMTSNVKSAKNHAIRSKKLLVMLLVSLFCGVFYNYYCTSIVKSFQETRCLLPNNYLVWELTRPLTNCDYCRNVDAPLILPNLTKDEFRFYSYSSRPMIIKNAANDWPARKEFTLEFFRDLYERVEGAYESIEEECQFLHFKSNFVNLRQVFAMSEDRALHRKGEDPWYVGWKNCHPQILDAMKQFYNVPHFLPDDAEIPYSNYIFMGYEEGAVMHVSLVDIDNYSRTNCVISINRVPLIFIPQLDYISRLMWQAQVIGNKTWFVAPTPECKNECKSFEFSVNVTDVILLDTRIWYHSTYIEKGNFSLTVASEYG; this is encoded by the coding sequence ATGAAAGCAACGGAAAACGAGAAGAATGAAGAATTCGTACGAGAAGCGTTTCTTAAATTGactgaaaattatattcaacaCGGGGCTGTGataaacgatttaaaatttattactatgACTAGTAATGTAAAAAGTGCCAAGAACCATGCAATACGTTCAAAGAAATTGCTGGTAATGCTGCTCGTGTCATTGTTTTGTGgcgtattttataattattattgcacaaGTATTGTTAAGAGTTTTCAAGAAACTCGGTGTCTACTGCCAAATAATTATCTCGTGTGGGAGTTGACGAGACCGTTAACGAATTGCGATTACTGTCGCAACGTTGATGCACCATTAATCTTGCCAAACTTGACTAAAGATGAATTTCGCTTTTATTCTTATTCATCCCGACCTATGATAATAAAGAATGCGGCCAATGACTGGCCTGCGCGTAAAGAATTTACTCTAGAATTCTTTCGGGATTTATACGAGCGTGTCGAGGGTGCCTACGAGTCGATAGAAGAGGAGTGCCAATTTCTGCATTTCAAGAGCAACTTCGTAAACTTGCGTCAAGTGTTTGCGATGAGCGAAGATCGAGCGTTGCACCGAAAGGGTGAGGATCCCTGGTACGTCGGTTGGAAAAACTGTCATCCACAGATTCTAGATGCAATGAAGCAATTTTATAACGTGCCCCACTTCCTGCCGGATGACGCGGAGATCCCGTacagcaattatatttttatgggATACGAGGAAGGAGCCGTTATGCACGTGAGTCTTGTGGATATAGATAACTATTCGCGTACCAATTGCGTCATCAGTATTAACAGGGtacctttaatttttattccacaGCTGGACTATATATCGAGACTTATGTGGCAGGCTCAAGTAATAGGTAACAAAACGTGGTTCGTAGCCCCAACGCCGGAATGCAAGAACGAATGCAAATCTTTCGAATTCTCCGTCAATGTAACGGACGTTATACTATTGGATACGCGGATTTGGTATCACAGTACTTACATCGAGAAAGGAAATTTCAGTTTGACAGTCGCCTCCGAATACGGGTag
- the LOC139110375 gene encoding ubiquitin domain-containing protein UBFD1 isoform X1 produces MEYVDTIKDDNNDNCCNSSPSECLEVTSNAKPSEHSATDAKEATMECENNVNNLQDTDETTLQEPSRESIDFTVIYNKQKISVNFPLDGTVAELKTHLQKIISVPQAMQKVMFKGLAKDDQTLKSLGVTKGAKVMIVGSKLDDVLAVSIPTKQDLIDEAVSSVNKEPLSQQKVHRKVLDKGIPEDVMPGILDSKEPLPEFPLAGMLNKSGGKVRLTFKLEQDQLWIGTKERTDKIPMNSIKGVHSEPIHDHPEYHIMAIQLGTTEASRYWIYWVPAQYISAIKDAILGKWCYF; encoded by the exons ATGGAGTACGTGG ATACGATAAAAGACGACAATAATGATAACTGTTGCAACTCGTCCCCTTCGGAATGCTTGGAAGTCACATCGAATGCAAAGCCCAGTGAACATTCAGCAACAGATGCTAAAGAAGCCACAATGGAATGCGAGAACAACGTCAATAACTTACAGGATACAGACGAAACCACTTTGCAAGAGCCATCCAGAGAGAGTATAGACTTCACAGTGATTTACAACAAACAGAAGATTAGTGTAAATTTTCCTTTAGATGGTACAGTTGCTGAATTAAAGACacatttgcaaaaaattatctctGTACCACAAGCGATGCAGAAAGTTATGTTCAAAGGATTAGCCAAAGACGATCAGACTCTTAAAAGCTTGGGAGTCACAAAAG GTGCCAAAGTCATGATAGTTGGATCAAAGTTAGATGATGTATTGGCTGTGTCAATTCCAACGAAACAAGACCTCATCGACGAGGCTGTTTCGTCAGTGAACAAAGAACCTCTTTCACAACAAAAAGTACACAGGAAAGTTTTAGATAAAGGTATACCAGAAGACGTGATGCCAGGAATATTAGATAGCAAG gAACCTTTGCCTGAATTTCCATTAGCTGGAATGTTAAACAAATCTGGAGGAAAAGTCagattaacatttaaattagaacAAGATCAGCTTTGGATCGGTACGAAAGAAAGAACAGATAAAATACCTATGAATTCGATAAAAGGTGTGCATAGTGAACCTATTCACGATCATCCCGAATATCATATTATG GCAATACAATTAGGTACTACGGAAGCATCAAGGTATTGGATATATTGGGTCCCTGCGCAATACATATCGGCTATTAAGGACGCTATACTTGGCAAATGGTGTTACTTCTGA
- the Wbp2 gene encoding WW domain-binding protein 2 isoform X2: protein MSLNTAHANGGVLLHSGECIILFCDNVNMEFHGQEQAEFVGKKHGRLYLTTHRMIFNAKDQKEKMQSFSFPFITLSEVGLEQPVFGANYIGGKCRAQPNGNWIGECKFKLRFKSGGAVEFAQALLRAAAMAQRNGPVNDAPPPYTPPLSDWYPAQPSAYQPPPTGYYGWMPPTNVFPDVPPGNTVFMTDSPPPYPGIQPGYGYASGPPHQNAGAVGQPGAPGWANPNYNSQPMSHADAKAAEAAQSAYYDPNRPQCAYVPPPEYYESPPAYTKKYQ from the exons ATGTCGTTGAACACGGCACACGCCAACGGTGGAGTTCTTCTCCACTCTGGCGAGTG TATCATACTCTTCTGTGACAATGTCAATATGGAGTTTCATGGGCAAGAGCAAGCAGAGTTTGTTGGAAAGAAGCATGGCAGGTTATATCTAACGACGCACAGGATGATTTTCAATGCTAAAGACCAAAAGGAAAAGATGCAGTCGTTCAGTTTTCCATTTATAACATTGAGCGAAGTAGGATTGGAACAGCCAGTATTTGGTGCTAACTACATAGGTGGTAAATGCCGAGCCCAGCCAAATGGTAATTGGATTGGAGAATGCAAGTTTAAGTTGCGATTCAAGAGTGGAGGTGCAGTAGAATTTGCTCAGGCTTTGTTGAGAGCTGCAGCAATGG CTCAACGTAATGGTCCAGTGAATGATGCCCCACCACCTTACACACCTCCATTATCTGATTGGTATCCTGCACAACCATCTGCTTACCAACCTCCTCCAACTGGATATTATGGATGGATGCCTCCAACTAATGTATTCCCAGATGTTCCACCAG GAAATACAGTCTTTATGACAGATAGTCCACCACCGTATCCTGGTATACAACCCGGATATGGATACGCGAGCGGTCCGCCACATCAAAACGCTGGAGCAGTAGGTCAACCGGGAGCTCCTGGGTGGGCCAATCCAAATTACAACAGCCAGCCAATGTCCCATGCAG ATGCAAAGGCTGCCGAAgctgcacagagcgcatattATGATCCTAATAGACCACAATGCGCTTATGTTCCACCACCGGAATATTAC GAGAGTCCACCAGCCTACACAAAGAAATATCAGTGA
- the LOC139110374 gene encoding uncharacterized protein isoform X2: MKATENEKNEEFVREAFLKLTENYIQHGAVINDLKFITMTSNVKSAKNHAIRSKKLLVMLLVSLFCGVFYNYYCTSIVKSFQETRCLLPNNYLVWELTRPLTNCDYCRNVDAPLILPNLTKDEFRFYSYSSRPMIIKNAANDWPARKEFTLEFFRDLYERVEGAYESIEEECQFLHFKSNFVNLRQVFAMSEDRALHRKGEDPWYVGWKNCHPQILDAMKQFYNVPHFLPDDAEIPYSNYIFMGYEEGAVMHLDYISRLMWQAQVIGNKTWFVAPTPECKNECKSFEFSVNVTDVILLDTRIWYHSTYIEKGNFSLTVASEYG; encoded by the exons ATGAAAGCAACGGAAAACGAGAAGAATGAAGAATTCGTACGAGAAGCGTTTCTTAAATTGactgaaaattatattcaacaCGGGGCTGTGataaacgatttaaaatttattactatgACTAGTAATGTAAAAAGTGCCAAGAACCATGCAATACGTTCAAAGAAATTGCTGGTAATGCTGCTCGTGTCATTGTTTTGTGgcgtattttataattattattgcacaaGTATTGTTAAGAGTTTTCAAGAAACTCGGTGTCTACTGCCAAATAATTATCTCGTGTGGGAGTTGACGAGACCGTTAACGAATTGCGATTACTGTCGCAACGTTGATGCACCATTAATCTTGCCAAACTTGACTAAAGATGAATTTCGCTTTTATTCTTATTCATCCCGACCTATGATAATAAAGAATGCGGCCAATGACTGGCCTGCGCGTAAAGAATTTACTCTAGAATTCTTTCGGGATTTATACGAGCGTGTCGAGGGTGCCTACGAGTCGATAGAAGAGGAGTGCCAATTTCTGCATTTCAAGAGCAACTTCGTAAACTTGCGTCAAGTGTTTGCGATGAGCGAAGATCGAGCGTTGCACCGAAAGGGTGAGGATCCCTGGTACGTCGGTTGGAAAAACTGTCATCCACAGATTCTAGATGCAATGAAGCAATTTTATAACGTGCCCCACTTCCTGCCGGATGACGCGGAGATCCCGTacagcaattatatttttatgggATACGAGGAAGGAGCCGTTATGCAC CTGGACTATATATCGAGACTTATGTGGCAGGCTCAAGTAATAGGTAACAAAACGTGGTTCGTAGCCCCAACGCCGGAATGCAAGAACGAATGCAAATCTTTCGAATTCTCCGTCAATGTAACGGACGTTATACTATTGGATACGCGGATTTGGTATCACAGTACTTACATCGAGAAAGGAAATTTCAGTTTGACAGTCGCCTCCGAATACGGGTag
- the Wbp2 gene encoding WW domain-binding protein 2 isoform X1, whose product MSLNTAHANGGVLLHSGECIILFCDNVNMEFHGQEQAEFVGKKHGRLYLTTHRMIFNAKDQKEKMQSFSFPFITLSEVGLEQPVFGANYIGGKCRAQPNGNWIGECKFKLRFKSGGAVEFAQALLRAAAMAQRNGPVNDAPPPYTPPLSDWYPAQPSAYQPPPTGYYGWMPPTNVFPDVPPGNTVFMTDSPPPYPGIQPGYGYASGPPHQNAGAVGQPGAPGWANPNYNSQPMSHAGAYPGGYGQPPYSGYPPNPPPYSAHPQSGYTQPGSYNPYPPQY is encoded by the exons ATGTCGTTGAACACGGCACACGCCAACGGTGGAGTTCTTCTCCACTCTGGCGAGTG TATCATACTCTTCTGTGACAATGTCAATATGGAGTTTCATGGGCAAGAGCAAGCAGAGTTTGTTGGAAAGAAGCATGGCAGGTTATATCTAACGACGCACAGGATGATTTTCAATGCTAAAGACCAAAAGGAAAAGATGCAGTCGTTCAGTTTTCCATTTATAACATTGAGCGAAGTAGGATTGGAACAGCCAGTATTTGGTGCTAACTACATAGGTGGTAAATGCCGAGCCCAGCCAAATGGTAATTGGATTGGAGAATGCAAGTTTAAGTTGCGATTCAAGAGTGGAGGTGCAGTAGAATTTGCTCAGGCTTTGTTGAGAGCTGCAGCAATGG CTCAACGTAATGGTCCAGTGAATGATGCCCCACCACCTTACACACCTCCATTATCTGATTGGTATCCTGCACAACCATCTGCTTACCAACCTCCTCCAACTGGATATTATGGATGGATGCCTCCAACTAATGTATTCCCAGATGTTCCACCAG GAAATACAGTCTTTATGACAGATAGTCCACCACCGTATCCTGGTATACAACCCGGATATGGATACGCGAGCGGTCCGCCACATCAAAACGCTGGAGCAGTAGGTCAACCGGGAGCTCCTGGGTGGGCCAATCCAAATTACAACAGCCAGCCAATGTCCCATGCAGGTGCGTATCCCGGAGGTTATGGACAACCGCCTTATAGTGGTTATCCGCCTAATCCACCACCGTATTCGGCGCATCCACAAAGCGGCTATACACAGCCTGGATCTTACAATCCGTATCCACCTCAATACTAA
- the LOC139110327 gene encoding uncharacterized protein: protein MANLEVRIQLQETRFRLIQDAVEFDEEEIIQTSRHSIQTRLTILDQNWSKFSDEHENLCMSEYYSILSHSYMKTRCYERCQAFYIHARSRLLAQLEKIESSRILSSSATSEKEDSHLMLPRSALPRIVVPKFAGEYKAWRAFRDLFTSLIIKNSGLSNAERMHYLKTYLIGEASTLIGNLTATGENFDLAWNLLSTRYENKRFFISAQLDRIINLKPLKTKSASGLRKLLTTLLEALGALQVLDCGVQHWDPILLHQITRFLDPETREDWEVSLGSSEEYPTIKQFQIFLDGRTRALENLNPSISIGSNKENQRPSSQSNRRSFSRNVVHSTTLETASYLIKCPLCGEAHFLQKCERYQEMNFKQRKNLLIKKRRCFNCLGAHNMIQCRSTRQCQLCAKKHHTFLHCQDTKNRTTTAPASTITSEKNPSDKPSSVA from the coding sequence ATGGCAAATTTGGAGGTCAGAATACAATTGCAAGAGACAAGATTTCGTCTAATTCAGGACGCTGTGGAATTCGATGAGGAAGAAATTATTCAAACAAGTCGTCATTCTATACAAACCAGGCTAACTATTCTTGATCAAAATTGGTCAAAGTTTTCGGACGAACATGAAAATCTTTGCATGTCGGAGTATTACTCAATACTTTCTCATTCTTATATGAAAACAAGATGTTATGAAAGATGTCAAGCGTTTTATATCCACGCGCGTTCTCGTCTGTTGGCACAGCTAGAAAAGATAGAGTCTTCAAGAATACTGTCGTCATCTGCAACATCCGAAAAGGAAGATTCTCATCTAATGCTGCCAAGAAGCGCATTACCACGCATAGTAGTACCGAAATTTGCGGGCGAATACAAGGCTTGGAGAGCTTTTCGCGATTTATTCacatctttaataattaaaaattccggTTTGTCCAACGCCGAACGGATGCATTACCTGAAAACTTACTTAATCGGAGAGGCTTCCACCCTGATAGGAAATTTGACTGCAACCGgggaaaattttgatttagCATGGAATCTATTGAGTACCCGCTACGAAAACAagcgtttttttatttcggccCAATTAGAtcgcataataaatttgaagCCTCTAAAGACAAAATCAGCGAGCGGTTTAAGAAAACTCCTAACAACTTTACTTGAAGCTCTGGGTGCTTTACAAGTTTTGGATTGCGGAGTTCAGCATTGGGATCCTATTTTGTTACATCAAATCACACGATTTTTAGATCCTGAAACGCGAGAAGATTGGGAAGTGAGTCTCGGTTCGTCAGAAGAGTATCCCACCATaaaacaatttcaaatatttcttgaCGGCCGTACGCGAGCCcttgaaaatttaaatccaAGCATTAGTATAGGATCTAACAAAGAGAATCAGCGTCCATCTTCTCAATCGAACCGTCGGAGCTTCTCAAGAAACGTTGTACATTCAACAACACTCGAAACTGCATCatacttaattaaatgtcCTTTGTGTGGAGAAGCTcattttttacagaaatgcGAGCGATATCAAGAGATGAATTTtaagcaaagaaaaaatttattaataaagaaacgcAGATGCTTTAATTGTTTGGGGGCCCACAATATGATACAATGCCGTTCTACGAGACAATGCCAGTTATGTGCAAAGAAACATCACACATTTTTACACTGTCAAGATACGAAGAATCGAACAACAACGGCTCCGGCTTCTACAATTACCTCCGAAAAAAATCCATCAGATAAACCATCATCTGTCGCTTGA
- the LOC139110375 gene encoding ubiquitin domain-containing protein UBFD1 isoform X2 — protein MECENNVNNLQDTDETTLQEPSRESIDFTVIYNKQKISVNFPLDGTVAELKTHLQKIISVPQAMQKVMFKGLAKDDQTLKSLGVTKGAKVMIVGSKLDDVLAVSIPTKQDLIDEAVSSVNKEPLSQQKVHRKVLDKGIPEDVMPGILDSKEPLPEFPLAGMLNKSGGKVRLTFKLEQDQLWIGTKERTDKIPMNSIKGVHSEPIHDHPEYHIMAIQLGTTEASRYWIYWVPAQYISAIKDAILGKWCYF, from the exons ATGGAATGCGAGAACAACGTCAATAACTTACAGGATACAGACGAAACCACTTTGCAAGAGCCATCCAGAGAGAGTATAGACTTCACAGTGATTTACAACAAACAGAAGATTAGTGTAAATTTTCCTTTAGATGGTACAGTTGCTGAATTAAAGACacatttgcaaaaaattatctctGTACCACAAGCGATGCAGAAAGTTATGTTCAAAGGATTAGCCAAAGACGATCAGACTCTTAAAAGCTTGGGAGTCACAAAAG GTGCCAAAGTCATGATAGTTGGATCAAAGTTAGATGATGTATTGGCTGTGTCAATTCCAACGAAACAAGACCTCATCGACGAGGCTGTTTCGTCAGTGAACAAAGAACCTCTTTCACAACAAAAAGTACACAGGAAAGTTTTAGATAAAGGTATACCAGAAGACGTGATGCCAGGAATATTAGATAGCAAG gAACCTTTGCCTGAATTTCCATTAGCTGGAATGTTAAACAAATCTGGAGGAAAAGTCagattaacatttaaattagaacAAGATCAGCTTTGGATCGGTACGAAAGAAAGAACAGATAAAATACCTATGAATTCGATAAAAGGTGTGCATAGTGAACCTATTCACGATCATCCCGAATATCATATTATG GCAATACAATTAGGTACTACGGAAGCATCAAGGTATTGGATATATTGGGTCCCTGCGCAATACATATCGGCTATTAAGGACGCTATACTTGGCAAATGGTGTTACTTCTGA